In Geminocystis sp. NIES-3709, a single genomic region encodes these proteins:
- a CDS encoding type II toxin-antitoxin system HicA family toxin: MLATRKDWIKYLEIKSFYLLREGGNHSIYTNNNKIIPVRRHKIFDRITVNQICK; this comes from the coding sequence ATGTTGGCAACGAGAAAAGACTGGATCAAATATTTGGAAATTAAAAGTTTTTATCTTTTAAGAGAAGGTGGTAATCATTCCATTTATACTAATAATAACAAAATAATTCCTGTGAGAAGGCATAAAATTTTCGATCGCATTACAGTAAATCAAATTTGTAAATAA